The Desulfotignum phosphitoxidans DSM 13687 sequence GATGTTATGGCGAAGGATGTGGCGATATAAAACCCAAAAAAAGATAGTTGACTCAAGTTGACATAAGGACTATATTATTATAGTATTAGTGTTCACTTGAGGTATTATGGACAAGCAAACAGCAATCAAAGTGTTGAGCGCGTGGGATGAGGCAGGGCGTTATGTGTTTACGCGCCATGACCTCGCCAAGCTTTTTCCGGATGACAGTGCCAAAACCCTTCAGGAGGCGGTGAACCGGCTGGTGAAAGATGGCTGGTTGCGACGGGCATGCCGGGGGGTTTATGTGTATTCCCTGGCGCGCAGCATGGACAGCCACATGGTTGAGCGGATTGCAGTGGCACTTCGCCGCGGGGAATACAACTACCTCAGCCTGGAATCCGCGCTTTCCGAATACGGCGCCATCTCGCAAATTCCGGTCGATCGTCTCACTGTTATGACAACGGGCCGTAAAG is a genomic window containing:
- the abiEi gene encoding type IV toxin-antitoxin system AbiEi family antitoxin; its protein translation is MDKQTAIKVLSAWDEAGRYVFTRHDLAKLFPDDSAKTLQEAVNRLVKDGWLRRACRGVYVYSLARSMDSHMVERIAVALRRGEYNYLSLESALSEYGAISQIPVDRLTVMTTGRKGLYRTPWGTVEFIHTKRPTSNILASIRNVGRPLRLATPMAAWRDLKRVGRNTHLVDEEALTDD